Proteins from a single region of Trichoplusia ni isolate ovarian cell line Hi5 chromosome 3, tn1, whole genome shotgun sequence:
- the LOC113508879 gene encoding uncharacterized protein LOC113508879 isoform X2, whose protein sequence is MKLIIILSIVVGAAVSVPLGGFGANIVGDAAAKASGAVNAASAVKSKVKTAGLGAVGGAGAGAGGADLAAEGLKGSGQLEGAGLGGAGGLGGAGGSDSIGKSGLEGPSQLGGGGLGSAGDLGGAGDLGKGGFGSLGGSGLDAAGIKDTGVEGSGDGPTGLGGAGDLGKSAVDGSGANLGGADVKDKVGGIGADGSGLGDVGNKGVNLGGGESLGKDAPGSGNLDLGGSGNPTGKTGDNTDNGSKDIGLDGSGLDSKSGITGANADIGKGVSDAKVDTGSGTDAKLDAGSDSPAKVGTDESAPAKAEANKDGPAKVESDGNAPAKAEANKDGPAKVETEGSAPAKAEADKNGPAKVESDVNAPAKAEANKDAKDGSAKVESGGNAPAKAEANKDGPAKVETGGSAPAKAEADKDGPAKVESGGNAPAKAEANKDGSAKVETGGSAPAKAEADKNGPAKVEAGSGSPAKVDSGSDAPAKVDTDQIAPAKVDTGSDAPAKADDGGSAPAKVDSGSLTDAKLDTKTESATNIKIDSVKSEKTNLIKGSNDDLKVGSGDDSKTGLDSKAGKDSTDNKNGLAANLGSKVGDSKVGDSLAADGGKDCGECALNAVGGGAGAADGAGGAGGAKGVDVSAVKAAAAGAATKVAAAAASKAAAKASKAAAAAAAAAKVASAAKEAVKSKLGGFGSGLSFGF, encoded by the exons atgaagttaattattatattaagtattgtg gTCGGTGCCGCAGTTAGTGTACCCCTAGGTGGAT TTGGAGCTAATATAGTTGGTGACGCCGCAGCTAAGGCTAGTG GAGCTGTAAATGCAGCGAGTGCTGTCAAATCGAAGGTCAAAACTGCCGGCCTAGGTGCCGTAGGGGGGGCAGGAGCTGGGGCAGGAGGGGCTGACCTCGCTGCAGAGGGGCTTAAAGGATCAGGCCAACTTGAAGGAGCTGGTCTTGGTGGAGCTGGTGGCCTAGGAGGCGCTGGTGGATCAGACAGTATAGGAAAATCTGGCCTTGAAGGACCAAGCCAACTAGGAGGCGGTGGCCTCGGTAGCGCTGGTGACCTTGGAGGAGCTGGTGACCTAGGAAAAGGAGGATTCGGAAGTTTAGGAGGATCTGGATTGGACGCAGCAGGCATAAAAGATACAGGTGTAGAAGGATCTGGTGATGGACCGACTGGTCTAGGAGGAGCAGGTGACCTTGGAAAATCAGCTGTAGACGGTTCAGGAGCTAACCTTGGCGGTGCAGATGTTAAAGACAAAGTTGGAGGAATTGGAGCTGACGGCTCCGGTCTAGGAGATGTAGGTAACAAAGGAGTCAACCTTGGAGGTGGTGAAAGTCTTGGAAAAGATGCACCCGGCTCAGGTAACCTAGATCTTGGTGGATCTGGCAACCCTACTGGTAAAACTGGTGACAACACCGACAACGGATCTAAAGACATTGGTTTGGATGGATCAGGATTAGATTCGAAATCTGGCATCACTGGAGCAAATGCTGATATTGGAAAAGGTGTTTCAGATGCTAAAGTAGACACTGGCTCTGGTACTGATGCTAAATTAGATGCAGGATCCGATTCCCCAGCTAAAGTAGGCACTGATGAAAGCGCCCCCGCTAAAGCAGAAGCAAATAAGGATGGTCCCGCTAAAGTAGAATCAGATGGAAATGCCCCCGCTAAAGCAGAAGCTAACAAGGATGGTCCCGCTAAAGTAGAAACAGAAGGAAGTGCCCCCGCCAAGGCAGAAGCAGATAAGAATGGTCCCGCTAAAGTAGAATCAGATGTAAATGCCCCCGCTAAAGCAGAAGCTAACAAGGATGCAAAGGATGGTTCCGCTAAAGTAGAATCAGGTGGAAATGCCCCCGCTAAAGCAGAAGCTAACAAGGATGGTCCCGCTAAGGTAGAAACAGGAGGAAGTGCCCCCGCCAAGGCTGAAGCAGATAAGGATGGTCCCGCTAAAGTAGAATCAGGTGGAAATGCCCCCGCTAAAGCAGAAGCTAACAAGGATGGTTCCGCTAAAGTAGAAACAGGAGGAAGTGCCCCCGCCAAG GCAGAAGCAGATAAGAATGGTCCCGCTAAAGTAGAAGCAGGTTCAGGTAGCCCAGCTAAAGTAGATTCCGGTTCAGATGCCCCTGCCAAAGTAGACACAGATCAAATTGCTCCCGCTAAAGTAGATACTGGCTCAGATGCTCCCGCTAAAGCAGACGACGGTGGTAGTGCCCCCGCAAAAGTAGATTCCGGATCATTGACCGACGCTAAACTCGACACAAAAACAGAATCCGCaacaaacatcaaaattgaTTCAGTAAAAAGCGAAAAAACAAACCTCATCAAAGGGTCAAATGATGATCTAAAAGTAGGATCAGGTGATGATTCGAAAACCGGTCTAGATTCAAAAGCAGGCAAGGATAGTACTGATAATAAGAATGGGCTAGCAGCTAATCTTGGTTCTAAGGTTGGTGACAGTAAAGTTGGAGATTCCTTAGCGGCTGATGGTGGTAAAGACTGTGGGGAGTGTGCACTTAACGCCGTGGGAGGTGGGGCTGGTGCTGCAGACGGAGCTGGTGGAGCTGGTGGGGCTAAAGGAGTAGATGTCAGTGCTGTTAAGGCGGCCGCAGCTG GTGCGGCTACCAAAGTCGCCGCCGCCGCAGCGAGTAAAGCCGCCGCGAAAGCATCGAAagccgccgcagccgccgccgctgctgctAAAGTCGCCAGCGCAGCTAAAGAAGCTGTCAAATCTAAACTCGGAGGCTTTGGCAGTGGTTTATCGTTTGGcttttaa
- the LOC113508877 gene encoding zinc finger protein 521-like produces MEDDIDIEEHDVMDNPRIKSMFPDLSIVKIEQMDDGDEAVDAEVDEPGNDEYYQDEGISYNPQQLNYSYEYFETTSENVPQETIFDEDYYDSNDIILALKPQIDQETLYQEALNSTTLVCLENWGERLNNSPCYCQECQILFPTINALDAHKMTRHSYLVALDIQKNTARKSTVTSKYCNHCFKTFPDDTSLIKHLYELLPMSNFPKKTPESQKSQKVPEFKCETCYMTFSDHSACKWHRKTAHPELSTVNNLAVKLQKSKVKLKAKAIKLEPKTVKLEPKAVKLEPKAIKFEPKAVKVEKKEKKSQQGRKMFGHPSLVPKHTLFQCNICHINFTSCFGAFKHSRICKKEISYKKCTICDRKIKNKDVDLHKLQHRYSDKIKIYTVYKNIYEKVLYKCPKCLACFDELLFWAHYKDCDNAGSSYCPDCDLNIASARYQGHRQKHKSKKYTKKDFIIVEFHVKVKREKRKHDSQEVILYYCDYCGICQYSLALKGHTDGTCNKNIYKYHCERCGLCVSYKSKKHHQLLHQRTPFSRDNLIIYSLQNGKEVSPPCPKMYPCKKCKKNFLTLYLSKSHDCKEKSITCKICNIKFNIQAYKIHRHYHVKTKEETDIMIPELLKKYNSIKQIWNILYKCVSCDTIIVSYDSAVTHSQNHLNDYHSSVKKCDVCDFNVIETDYNDHENLHNNNQAIQRSDFKILEFDFKDLLKDRWMVLFQPLPKELVDQILSKSIYKYTRSLKLNLHTGPTNEIKYICINCKRHVESNSLETHVLTDCRPNNKYTCTSCQEIFKNLQQYLKHEGTHEKLLKTGIVTFNDPADKTFNDNLIVKDSLKTNLVNKVKSNSNLNVKDHLISKDKRYTIFRCAKCDICVFMRHSVERHRCGGKKLCKICNQYYSNKIYPHHLALHTRKPYINKKTLRVVLFRIVNGKAIMDETLDEKDKCFGKGRVKSIEFGKNNPVGSKLKYNSVDLGKDSSFIKDKNKSFNVSKDTSLELAKDKPSKVKNKSVIKEKEKSSPFNDDNESYWVISLKDQTQASTAKIFRCVCNLHFTSLTLIKEHLYICENNPDISKEKCSKCNLYFPTEILVTHLCKHHSKDIRIDVENVKKNIFFECSKCTLIFTNTDLFDNHLENCNVGSFRNCNTCQLKFHRNSYENHSCSAKEVDVTYLNKIIVLKNDYMFSTVFQCVDCSINYLNRKSFKYHIVDVNHESKCQLTICEFCGLQFTSYSSHHHYEIHSKLGKYKIKIVDPVNGNHSYIEGVNVKTLTDSAKRRSSSKKVESPVKKIKIEDTSVNHGHNTRHSEKINNSNTDLDVSKSDLNDTSIKSDLSINDSINESSEIDKKEPLSKKLKARILLDKYDNNLYRCMHCDQHYLKYASLEYHLTTFDHRVKPELFKCDDCGLDFSRYTLPRHKYVHHYHMKLKREDIVVISDLPKDLNVKEKNFEENIKKDDTVISKDSTEKKASQKLKKVNEKSTKNIENTEITYYKCTDCNVCFLTKKLCYKHTKKHEILDLKMYIQCKICEFQFLIDSLKNHMESHHKIDFRIENLKVVEYKPLGEDLEPKIDTYMAVDKVQSRLVSSTDGVV; encoded by the exons ATGGAGGACGACATAGATATCGAGGAGCATGATGTTATGGACAATCCTCGCATCAAGAGCATGTTCCCGGATCTAAGCATCGTCAAGATTGAACAAATGGATGACGGAGACGAGGCTGTTGATGCAGAGGTGGACGAGCCAGGGAATGATG AATACTACCAAGATGAAGGCATAAGTTACAATCCTCAACAGCTGAATTATTCATATGAATACTTTGAAACTACCTCAGAGAATGTGCCACAAGAGACAATATTTGATGAGGACTATTACGATAGCAATGACATCATATTAG CTTTAAAGCCTCAAATAGACCAGGAAACGCTTTACCAAGAAGCCCTGAACTCTACAACTCTCGTTTGCTTAGAGAACTGGGGGGAACGCCTAAACAACAGCCCCTGCTACTGCCAAGAGTGCCAGATCCTCTTCCCGACAATCAACGCATTAGACGCACACAAAATGACCAGGCACTCGTACCTAGTCGCCTTAGATATACAGAAAAACACAGCAAGGAAAAGTACGGTGACCTCGAAGTACTGCAATCATTGTTTCAAGACGTTTCCTGATGATACCTCTCTTATTAAACACTTGTATGAGCTTCTACCTATGAGTAATTTTCCAAAAAAGACTCCTGAAAGTCAAAAAAGTCAAAAAGTTCCCGAGTTTAAGTGTGAGACGTGTTATATGACTTTTTCGGATCATTCCGCTTGTAAATGGCATAGGAAAACCGCTCATCCTGAATTGAGTACTGTTAATAATCTTGCAGTCAAGTTGCAAAAgtcaaaagttaaattaaaggCAAAGGCTATCAAGTTAGAGCCGAAAACAGTCAAGTTAGAGCCGAAAGCAGTCAAATTAGAGCCTAAAGCAATCAAGTTTGAGCCAAAAGCAGTCAAAGTTGAGAAGAAGGAGAAAAAGTCACAACAAGGACGGAAAATGTTTGGCCATCCGTCTCTTGTACCAAAACACACTTTATTCCAATGTAATATTtgtcatattaattttacatcCTGCTTTGGTGCCTTTAAACATTCAAGGatatgtaaaaaagaaatttcataCAAGAAATGTACGATTTGCGatagaaaaatcaaaaataaagatgtcgatttacataaattacaacACAGATActcagacaaaataaaaatctatacagTCTATAAGAATATATACGAAAAGGTTTTGTACAAGTGCCCGAAATGCTTGGCTTGTTTTGATGAGTTGCTCTTTTGGGCTCATTACAAGGACTGCGACAACGCTGGCTCTAGTTACTGTCCCGATTGCGATCTAAACATAGCTAGCGCGAGATACCAAGGTCATAGACAAAAGCATAAATCAAAGAAATACACCAAAAAGGATTTTATCATCGTTGAATTCCACGTCAAAGTAAAACGAGAGAAACGAAAACACGATTCACAAGAAGTCATCTTATATTATTGCGATTATTGTGGCATCTGCCAGTATTCACTGGCTCTAAAAGGGCATACAGACGGAacttgcaacaaaaatatatataaataccaTTGTGAACGATGTGGTTTGTGTGTCAGCTACAAAAGTAAGAAACACCATCAGTTATTGCATCAACGGACACCGTTCTCTAGAGACAACTTGATAATTTACAGTCTTCAGAATGGCAAAGAGGTGTCACCGCCTTGCCCAAAGATGTATCCGTGCAAGAAATGCAAAAAGAACTTCCTTACTCTATATTTATCAAAGAGCCATGACTGCAAAGAGAAATCTATAAcatgtaaaatatgtaatataaagtttaacatccaggcttataagatacACAGGCATTATCACGTGAAAACCAAAGAAGAGACTGATATTATGATTCCAgagttattaaagaaatataattcgATTAAACAAATTTGGAACATTCTTTACAAGTGTGTGTCCTGTGATACTATCATTGTTAGCTACGATTCTGCTGTCACACACTCTCAAAATCATTTGAATGATTATCATTCTTCGGTCAAAAAATGTGATGtatgtgattttaatgttatcgAAACCGATTATAATGATCATGAAAATCTTCATAACAATAACCAAGCGATACAGAGGAgtgatttcaaaattttagagTTTGATTTCAAGGATCTGTTGAAAGATAGATGGATGGTTTTATTTCAACCGTTGCCGAAGGAACTTGTGGATCAGATTTTGTCGAAGAGCATTTATAA ATACACGCGATCACTGAAGCTAAACCTACATACGGGTCCAACgaacgaaataaaatacatttgtattaaCTGCAAGAGACACGTAGAAAGCAATTCACTCGAGACACACGTCTTAACCGACTGCAGACCAAACAACAAGTACACTTGCACATCATGCcaagaaatattcaaaaacttacagcaatatttaaaacatgaagGAACTCATGAGAAACTATTGAAAACAGGTATCGTAACATTTAATGACCCTGCAGATAAAACCttcaatgataatttaattgtaaaagatagtttgaaaactaatttagttaataaagttAAGTCTAACAGTAATTTGAATGTAAAAGATCACTTAATAAGCAAAGATAAAAGGTACACTATATTTAGGTGCGCAAAATGTGATATCTGTGTGTTTATGAGGCATAGCGTTGAAAGGCATAGGTGTGGAGGAAAGAAATTGTGTAAAATTTGTAACCAatactattcaaataaaatatatccacACCATTTGGCATTACATACTAGAAAACCGTACATTAATAAGAAAACCTTAAGAGTTGTATTGTTTAGAATAGTCAACGGAAAAGCAATTATGGATGAAACTCTAGACgaaaaagataaatgttttgGCAAAGGAAGAGTTAAATCAATTGAGTTTGGAAAGAATAACCCTGTTggcagtaaattaaaatacaattctgTTGATTTAGGGAAAGATTCGTcttttattaaagataaaaataaatcttttaacgTTTCAAAAGATACCTCACTTGAGTTAGCAAAAGATAAACCTAgtaaagtcaaaaataaatctgttattaaagaaaaagagAAATCTTCACCTTTTAATGATGATAACGAAAGCTATTGGGTTATTTCTTTGAAAGATCAGACACAAGCAAGCACAGCTAAGATCTTCAGATGCGTTTGCAACCTACACTTTACCAGCCTAACCCTTATAAAAGAACACCTTTATATTTGCGAAAATAATCCCGATATTTCGAAAGAAAAATGcagtaaatgtaatttatacttCCCCACCGAAATCTTAGTCACCCATCTATGCAAGCATCACAGCAAAGACATACGAATTGatgttgaaaatgttaaaaagaacATCTTCTTTGAGTGCAGTAAATGCACCTTAATTTTCACGAACACAGACTTATTTGATAATCACTTGGAGAATTGCAATGTTGGTAGTTTTAGAAATTGTAATACATGTCAGTTAAAATTTCACAGAAACAGCTATGAAAATCATTCTTGTTCAGCTAAAGAGGTCGATGTTACatacttgaataaaattatcGTTTTGAAGAATGATTATATGTTTTCGACTGTCTTTCAATGCGTTGACTgcagtataaattatttgaataggaAGTCTTTTAAGTATCACATTGTTGACGTCAATCACGAATCGAAATGTCAGCTGACAATTTGTGAATTTTGCGGTTTACAATTTACATCGTACTCTTCGCACCATCATTATGAAATTCATTCGAAAttaggtaaatataaaattaaaattgttgacCCTGTTAATGGGAATCATAGTTATATAGAGGGTGTTAACGTTAAGACATTAACTGACTCGGCGAAAAGAAGGTCTAGTTCTAAAAAGGTTGAGTCACCtgtcaagaaaattaaaattgaggATACGTCTGTTAATCATGGTCATAATACTAGacattcagaaaaaataaataattctaacaCCGATTTGGATGTGTCGAAATCAGATTTAAACGATACATCGATCAAATCAGATTTATCGATAAACGATTCGATTAACGAAAGctcggaaatcgataaaaaagaACCGTTGTCTAAGAAATTGAAAGCTCGAATACTACTCGATAAATACGATAATAATTTGTATCGATGCATGCATTGCGATCAGCACTATTTGAAATATGCATCACTAGAGTATCACCTGACCACGTTTGACCATAGAGTTAAGCCAGAACTTTTTAAGTGCGATGACTGTGGTCTAGATTTTTCGAGATACACCCTGCCTAGGCACAAATATGTTCATCATTATCATATGAAGCTGAAAAGAGAAGATATTGTCGTTATTTCGGATCTACCGAAAGATCTTAATGTAAAAGAAAAGAATTttgaagaaaacattaaaaaagatgATACAGTTATTTCAAAAGATAGTACCGAAAAAAAAGCCagtcaaaagttaaaaaaggtaaacgaaaaatcaacaaaaaatattgaaaatacagaaataacttattataaatgCACAGATTGCAACGTATGCTTCTTAACGAAGAAACTATGTTACAAACATACGAAAAAACACGAAATTCTCGATCTAAAAATGTATATACAATGCAAAATATGCGAATTTCAATTTCTAATCGATTCTTTGAAAAATCATATGGAAAGTCatcataaaatagattttagaatCGAGAATTTGAAAGTGGTTGAGTATAAACCGTTAGGGGAAGATTTGGAACCCAAAATTGATACTTATATGGCAGTAGATAAAGTCCAAAGTCGATTGGTAAGTAGTACAGATGGTGTAGTGtga
- the LOC113508879 gene encoding uncharacterized protein LOC113508879 isoform X1 — translation MKLIIILSIVVGAAVSVPLGGFGANIVGDAAAKASGAVNAASAVKSKVKTAGLGAVGGAGAGAGGADLAAEGLKGSGQLEGAGLGGAGGLGGAGGSDSIGKSGLEGPSQLGGGGLGSAGDLGGAGDLGKGGFGSLGGSGLDAAGIKDTGVEGSGDGPTGLGGAGDLGKSAVDGSGANLGGADVKDKVGGIGADGSGLGDVGNKGVNLGGGESLGKDAPGSGNLDLGGSGNPTGKTGDNTDNGSKDIGLDGSGLDSKSGITGANADIGKGVSDAKVDTGSGTDAKLDAGSDSPAKVGTDESAPAKAEANKDGPAKVESDGNAPAKAEANKDGPAKVETEGSAPAKAEADKNGPAKVESDVNAPAKAEANKDAKDGSAKVESGGNAPAKAEANKDGPAKVETGGSAPAKAEADKDGPAKVESGGNAPAKAEANKDGSAKVETGGSAPAKAEADKNGPAKVESDGNALAKAEANKDGSAKVETGGSAPAKAEADKNGPAKVEAGSGSPAKVDSGSDAPAKVDTDQIAPAKVDTGSDAPAKADDGGSAPAKVDSGSLTDAKLDTKTESATNIKIDSVKSEKTNLIKGSNDDLKVGSGDDSKTGLDSKAGKDSTDNKNGLAANLGSKVGDSKVGDSLAADGGKDCGECALNAVGGGAGAADGAGGAGGAKGVDVSAVKAAAAGAATKVAAAAASKAAAKASKAAAAAAAAAKVASAAKEAVKSKLGGFGSGLSFGF, via the exons atgaagttaattattatattaagtattgtg gTCGGTGCCGCAGTTAGTGTACCCCTAGGTGGAT TTGGAGCTAATATAGTTGGTGACGCCGCAGCTAAGGCTAGTG GAGCTGTAAATGCAGCGAGTGCTGTCAAATCGAAGGTCAAAACTGCCGGCCTAGGTGCCGTAGGGGGGGCAGGAGCTGGGGCAGGAGGGGCTGACCTCGCTGCAGAGGGGCTTAAAGGATCAGGCCAACTTGAAGGAGCTGGTCTTGGTGGAGCTGGTGGCCTAGGAGGCGCTGGTGGATCAGACAGTATAGGAAAATCTGGCCTTGAAGGACCAAGCCAACTAGGAGGCGGTGGCCTCGGTAGCGCTGGTGACCTTGGAGGAGCTGGTGACCTAGGAAAAGGAGGATTCGGAAGTTTAGGAGGATCTGGATTGGACGCAGCAGGCATAAAAGATACAGGTGTAGAAGGATCTGGTGATGGACCGACTGGTCTAGGAGGAGCAGGTGACCTTGGAAAATCAGCTGTAGACGGTTCAGGAGCTAACCTTGGCGGTGCAGATGTTAAAGACAAAGTTGGAGGAATTGGAGCTGACGGCTCCGGTCTAGGAGATGTAGGTAACAAAGGAGTCAACCTTGGAGGTGGTGAAAGTCTTGGAAAAGATGCACCCGGCTCAGGTAACCTAGATCTTGGTGGATCTGGCAACCCTACTGGTAAAACTGGTGACAACACCGACAACGGATCTAAAGACATTGGTTTGGATGGATCAGGATTAGATTCGAAATCTGGCATCACTGGAGCAAATGCTGATATTGGAAAAGGTGTTTCAGATGCTAAAGTAGACACTGGCTCTGGTACTGATGCTAAATTAGATGCAGGATCCGATTCCCCAGCTAAAGTAGGCACTGATGAAAGCGCCCCCGCTAAAGCAGAAGCAAATAAGGATGGTCCCGCTAAAGTAGAATCAGATGGAAATGCCCCCGCTAAAGCAGAAGCTAACAAGGATGGTCCCGCTAAAGTAGAAACAGAAGGAAGTGCCCCCGCCAAGGCAGAAGCAGATAAGAATGGTCCCGCTAAAGTAGAATCAGATGTAAATGCCCCCGCTAAAGCAGAAGCTAACAAGGATGCAAAGGATGGTTCCGCTAAAGTAGAATCAGGTGGAAATGCCCCCGCTAAAGCAGAAGCTAACAAGGATGGTCCCGCTAAGGTAGAAACAGGAGGAAGTGCCCCCGCCAAGGCTGAAGCAGATAAGGATGGTCCCGCTAAAGTAGAATCAGGTGGAAATGCCCCCGCTAAAGCAGAAGCTAACAAGGATGGTTCCGCTAAAGTAGAAACAGGAGGAAGTGCCCCCGCCAAGGCTGAAGCAGATAAGAATGGTCCCGCTAAAGTAGAATCTGATGGAAATGCCCTCGCTAAAGCAGAAGCTAACAAGGATGGTTCCGCTAAAGTAGAAACAGGAGGAAGTGCCCCCGCCAAGGCAGAAGCAGATAAGAATGGTCCCGCTAAAGTAGAAGCAGGTTCAGGTAGCCCAGCTAAAGTAGATTCCGGTTCAGATGCCCCTGCCAAAGTAGACACAGATCAAATTGCTCCCGCTAAAGTAGATACTGGCTCAGATGCTCCCGCTAAAGCAGACGACGGTGGTAGTGCCCCCGCAAAAGTAGATTCCGGATCATTGACCGACGCTAAACTCGACACAAAAACAGAATCCGCaacaaacatcaaaattgaTTCAGTAAAAAGCGAAAAAACAAACCTCATCAAAGGGTCAAATGATGATCTAAAAGTAGGATCAGGTGATGATTCGAAAACCGGTCTAGATTCAAAAGCAGGCAAGGATAGTACTGATAATAAGAATGGGCTAGCAGCTAATCTTGGTTCTAAGGTTGGTGACAGTAAAGTTGGAGATTCCTTAGCGGCTGATGGTGGTAAAGACTGTGGGGAGTGTGCACTTAACGCCGTGGGAGGTGGGGCTGGTGCTGCAGACGGAGCTGGTGGAGCTGGTGGGGCTAAAGGAGTAGATGTCAGTGCTGTTAAGGCGGCCGCAGCTG GTGCGGCTACCAAAGTCGCCGCCGCCGCAGCGAGTAAAGCCGCCGCGAAAGCATCGAAagccgccgcagccgccgccgctgctgctAAAGTCGCCAGCGCAGCTAAAGAAGCTGTCAAATCTAAACTCGGAGGCTTTGGCAGTGGTTTATCGTTTGGcttttaa